ATGACCACTTCCACCGGTTCATTGGGCAAAAAGCCGCGATCGACGCAAGGAAATCGTTTCCCGGCGAATTCCACGAGGAAATCTTCGATCATCGTTCCCTTGATGATGTTCGATTCGCCGATGAAATCGGCGACAAAGCGGTTGATCGGCTCGTCGTAAATATCCGTCGGGGTTCCCCTTTGCTGAATCTTGCCCTTGTTGATAACAAAAATTTCATCGGACATCGCCAGCGCCTCTTCCTGGTCATGGGTGACAAAAACGAAGGTGATGCCCAATCTCCGCTGCAGCTCCCGCAGCTCGTATTGCATTTCCGTCCGCAATTTCAAATCGAGGGCGGATAACGGCTCATCCAGCAAAAGGACTTCCGGCTCGTTGACGATCGCGCGGGCGATGGCGACCCGCTGCTTTTGTCCGCCGGACATCTCCCGGATCTCCCGGTTTTCATAACCTTCCAAATTCACAAAGCGGAGGGCTTCCTTTACCTTTTTTTCGATGACGTCTTCCTTCAATTTTTTAATCCGCAAACCGAAGGCCACATTTTCGAATACGTTCAGATGCGGAAACAGGGC
This sequence is a window from Caldibacillus debilis DSM 16016. Protein-coding genes within it:
- a CDS encoding ABC transporter ATP-binding protein codes for the protein MEAKNTIIRFENVTKQYDADEPPVLDQVSFEMEKGKFYTLLGPSGCGKTTILRLIAGLTEPTSGNIYIEGKLVNDLPANKRKVNTVFQDYALFPHLNVFENVAFGLRIKKLKEDVIEKKVKEALRFVNLEGYENREIREMSGGQKQRVAIARAIVNEPEVLLLDEPLSALDLKLRTEMQYELRELQRRLGITFVFVTHDQEEALAMSDEIFVINKGKIQQRGTPTDIYDEPINRFVADFIGESNIIKGTMIEDFLVEFAGKRFPCVDRGFLPNEPVEVVIRPEDLEITAPDKGKLKVRVDSQLFRGVHYEICCYDENGNEWLIHSTKKVKVGDEIGIDFAPEAIHVMRIGETEEEYGRRLESYGGVTGGN